Part of the Methanobrevibacter boviskoreani JH1 genome is shown below.
TGATATTTCTAAAAACTCTATTTCTAAAATTTATTAAATTTTTAAATCAGGAATCTTTTTTATAAATTTAAGATATTTTTAAAAACTCTAATCATAAAATTTATTAAATCTAAAATTAAACTTAAAATTATTTGATAAACTATTAAATTGTATTTTTATTTAGGAATTTTTCTAAATATGGCAGTAAATAATTCAATTATTTTCTAATTTAGAGTTAAATCGGTTTATTTGGTATAAATAAATTAAAAATACTTAAAAAACTCAATAAATACAATTTAATAATTCATTATTTTTATTTTTTCAATCGATTAAAAAGCTTATTCAAGCTTGGTGTGAATATGGATATTGAAGGATTTGTAAGAGCGAGAATAGATAATACTAATGAAGAAACATTAAAGAATGTCTTAGCAGAAAGGATAAGAGAATATAAGGATATTGATGAGGAACGTTCTCTTTTAATGGCTCAGAGTGTTATTGATGAAGTTAAAACAACACTTAAAGTTAATGAAAGTGATGACGAATTTTTAAAGGACATTATGGCTCCCCCAAAGGCAGATGTGACCATGGGTAAAATGGGGGTAGGTTCCCGTGGAGCAGGTGATTTCTTTGTACACAGAAGAATAGCCCAAATCGTATCTAGTACAAATACTGCCTCCGAGGTAAATCCGTCAGCCCAAGATGATGGTGGAGTGGTGAAGGTACCTGCAAAAGGTGATGATGTATATGTTACAACTGCGGTGGATGGGGTACATTCAAGACTTAGTGACTATCCGTTTCTAGGAGGTTTCCATGTAACACGTGCAACCTTAAGGGATGTATGTGTAATGGGGGCTAATCCGGTATCCATATTAAGCGATCTCCACCTTGCAGATGACGGTGATGTAGGTAAACTGTTTGATTTTACAGCAGGTGTATGTGCAGTATCAGAGCTTTTGGATGTTCCACTTGTTGCAGGTAGTACACTACGTGTAGGTGGAGACATGGTTATTGGAGACAGACTTGTAAGTGCCGTTGGAAGTGTGGGTGTGTCACCTTATCCACCAACTGCAAGGAAAGGCGCAACCGATGGTGATATCATTCTCATGACAGAGGGAGCAGGTGGAGGAACCATTACAACTACTGCATTGTATAATGGTTTCTTTGATGTCGTATGGGATACCTTAAACGTGTCCTTTGTAAAGGCTTCAAATGCAATATTTAACAATGATCTTGTAAAGGATATCCATGCAATGACAGATGTAACCAATGGGGGATTACGTGGAGATGCACATGAAATCTCATCAACCACAGGTGTAGGTTTAAAGTTTGACCATGAGAAGATCAAATCATTGGTGGCTCCTAATGTTCTAAACATGTTGGATACATTAAACATAGATCCGCTAGGTGTTTCCACCGATTCATTGATGTTGATTGTACCTCCCGAAATATCCGATGATGTTGTAAAGGCCGTATCAGATGTTGGTGTAAGGATAGATCAAATAGGTATAGTCGATAGTGAAGGCAGTCCAAGACTTGTTGAGGAGGACGGTTCCGAGACAACCCTAACACCGTTATTCAGGGAAGCCGCTTATACAAAGATTAAAAAACTGGTGGGGGATACAACTCCTGAGGACTTTGAGAAGATGAAGGATAAGGTTCAAAAAGCGGCTGATGAATCAATACGTAAAAAGGAAAGGGTAATAGATTATATCAGAAATAATGCAAGGTCCTAATCAGGTAAAGCAATTATTGATGATTGTTAATTCTAATTAGATTGCTTTTAAAAATTATGAAAATTGATGGATTTAAGGATGATAAATTCTTAAGCTCCAATATTTTTTTCAAATCATTCTCATGAATCATAAATATGGAAATGTAAGATTTAACTTTGATAGGAAATTTAAAGACTTTAAGGAAGATAACAGGGGATTTTATTCAATTGTTGATGGTGTATTGGCTATCTGTTTAATAATCATTCTCTTCATGTCCTTTTCATCTTTAACTAATCTGGACACTCTGGATAACTATGATGATGCCATATCCGATTATTATGATGCAGAGGGTATCCTGGAGTTAATGTCCACATCTGACGGTGTGGATGATTCCATACTAAATCAGATTTATCTAAATCTTAAGGAATCTAACAACTCTAGAGAATCGTTTCAAGCATCACAGTCCATTGCCGATAATTTCTTCAACCAGATTGGAATGGATAAAAACTATAGGTTTATGGTCAATAACAGGATATTGTCCTCAAAAGGTGAGATAAATCAGGACAACTATAATTCCGCCAGTCGTTTTGTTGGAGACTACAGATTTGGTCTAATTGTAAGTGATTAGTTACACTTGAAATATTCCTCTTCAATACTGTTTCCATGTTTATGGTATGAAAAAACAATGATTCCATAATATACTTTTAAATATTATAATTTACAAATAGTTTTATGTTGAAATTTTATTTTTATTAAGAGAATTATTCTACTAATTTTATTTATGTTATATGCCCTGGTGGTGTAGTTTGGATAACACGTAGGATTGCGGATCCTATTCCCCGGGTTCAAATCCCGGCCAGGGCATAACTATTTTTTAGTTTTTTAGAGATTATTAGTTAATCTAAGGTTTAGATATCATGCTTAATGCAAATACATATGTTACAGATGATCCAGGTATTGGCGGAACTATTAGAAATTCCTATGAGGACTTCTATGTTGAGGAGATACCTGAGATAGAGCCTACTGGTGAGGGACCCAATATTTGGATATGGATTGAGAAGGTCGGAAGAACAACATTGGATGTTTTGTTGGATATTGCAAGAGATTTACATATAAGCCGTAAACGTATGGGTTTTGCAGGAATGAAGGATAAAAAGGCTTTAACCCGTCAGTGGATATGTATATCCAATAT
Proteins encoded:
- a CDS encoding AIR synthase-related protein, which produces MDIEGFVRARIDNTNEETLKNVLAERIREYKDIDEERSLLMAQSVIDEVKTTLKVNESDDEFLKDIMAPPKADVTMGKMGVGSRGAGDFFVHRRIAQIVSSTNTASEVNPSAQDDGGVVKVPAKGDDVYVTTAVDGVHSRLSDYPFLGGFHVTRATLRDVCVMGANPVSILSDLHLADDGDVGKLFDFTAGVCAVSELLDVPLVAGSTLRVGGDMVIGDRLVSAVGSVGVSPYPPTARKGATDGDIILMTEGAGGGTITTTALYNGFFDVVWDTLNVSFVKASNAIFNNDLVKDIHAMTDVTNGGLRGDAHEISSTTGVGLKFDHEKIKSLVAPNVLNMLDTLNIDPLGVSTDSLMLIVPPEISDDVVKAVSDVGVRIDQIGIVDSEGSPRLVEEDGSETTLTPLFREAAYTKIKKLVGDTTPEDFEKMKDKVQKAADESIRKKERVIDYIRNNARS